The following coding sequences lie in one Serinus canaria isolate serCan28SL12 chromosome 12, serCan2020, whole genome shotgun sequence genomic window:
- the LSM3 gene encoding U6 snRNA-associated Sm-like protein LSm3 has protein sequence MADEVDQQQTTNTVEEPLDLIRLSLDERIYVKMRNDRELRGRLHAYDQHLNMILGDVEETVTTIEIDEETYEEIYKSTKRNIPMLFVRGDGVVLVAPPLRVG, from the exons ATGGCGGATGAGGTGGACCAG caacaaACAACAAATACTGTAGAGGAGCCACTTGATCTCATCAGACTCAGTTTAGATGAGCGAATCTATGTCAAAATGAGGAATGACAGAGAGCTTAGAGGCAGATTACAC GCATATGATCAGCACTTAAATATGATTTTGGGTGATGTGGAAGAAACTGTGACTACAATAGAGATTGATGAAGAAACCTATGAAGAGATTTATAAA TCTACCAAGAGGAATATTCCCATGCTCTTTGTCAGAGGGGATGGTGTTGTGCTTGTAGCTCCCCCGTTGAGGGTTGGTTGA